A region of Lycium barbarum isolate Lr01 chromosome 1, ASM1917538v2, whole genome shotgun sequence DNA encodes the following proteins:
- the LOC132631685 gene encoding acidic endochitinase-like: MGITLSSNLLYFVIFLVCFVNKESDAGGISIYWGQNANEGTLSETCATGNYEIVNIAFLATFGNGQQPTINLAGHCDPSLGECTKLSSDIKSCQSNGIKVILSIGGGAGFYYLSSADDAREVATYLWNNYLGGQSSTRPLGDAVLDGIDFDIEGGTNLYWDVLAKSLSAYSSMGKKVYLTAAPQCPYPDAWIGNALKTGLFDYVWVQFYNNPPCQYSSGDINNLESAWEQWTSDIPAKKIFLGLPAAPAAAGSGFIPAGDLTSQVLPKIKSSGKYGGVMLWSKYYDDQTNYSSSIKSDV, encoded by the exons ATGGGTATCACATTAAGCTCAAATCTGTtatattttgtaatttttttagtatgttttgtaaataaggaaa GTGATGCTGGTGGAATTTCAATCTATTGGGGTCAAAATGCCAATGAAGGAACTTTATCAGAAACTTGTGCCACGGGTAACTATGAAATTGTGAACATAGCTTTTCTTGCAACTTTTGGCAATGGTCAACAGCCCACGATAAACCTCGCAGGTCATTGTGATCCAAGTCTAGGGGAGTGTACCAAATTAAGTTCGGACATAAAATCATGCCAATCAAATGGAATAAAAGTAATCCTGTCAATTGGAGGCGGCGCTGGATTTTATTACCTTTCCTCTGCTGACGATGCTAGGGAAGTTGCCACTTATCTTTGGAACAACTACTTGGGGGGGCAATCGAGCACTCGTCCACTTGGCGATGCTGTATTGGATGGAATCGACTTTGATATTGAAGGCGGAACAAATCTATATTGGGATGTCCTTGCCAAGTCTCTTTCCGCATATAGCAGTATGGGTAAAAAGGTCTACTTGACAGCAGCCCCGCAATGCCCATACCCTGATGCTTGGATTGGAAATGCCTTAAAAACAGGTCTTTTCGATTACGTTTGGGTTCAATTCTATAACAATCCTCCTTGTCAATACAGTTCTGGTGATATTAACAATCTTGAATCTGCTTGGGAACAATGGACTTCAGATATTCCGGCTAAAAAGATTTTTCTTGGATTACCAGCAGCTCCAGCAGCTGCTGGAAGCGGATTTATACCTGCTGGTGATCTCACTTCTCAGGTTCTTCCTAAAATAAAGAGCTCAGGTAAGTATGGTGGTGTAATGTTGTGGTCTAAATATTATGATGACCAGACTAATTATAGTTCTTCAATCAAGAGTGATGTCTGA